One part of the Methylobacterium terrae genome encodes these proteins:
- a CDS encoding DUF2934 domain-containing protein — translation MDHVETSIRERAYALWERDGRATGRDAHYWHLAEKELAEQALVEQPLVKQASIEAPAAAEEIRAKPVRKPAARKPATKSAAAKTVAEVAEAAAKPVPRRRRAAAAAENVTTH, via the coding sequence ATGGACCACGTCGAGACCAGCATCCGCGAGCGGGCCTACGCCCTCTGGGAGCGGGACGGCCGCGCCACGGGCCGCGACGCGCATTACTGGCATCTGGCCGAGAAGGAGCTGGCCGAGCAGGCCTTGGTCGAGCAGCCCTTGGTCAAGCAGGCCTCGATCGAGGCGCCGGCCGCCGCGGAGGAGATCCGCGCGAAGCCGGTGCGCAAGCCGGCGGCCCGCAAGCCGGCGACGAAGAGCGCCGCGGCCAAGACCGTGGCCGAGGTGGCCGAGGCCGCGGCGAAACCGGTCCCGCGCCGGCGTCGCGCCGCCGCGGCGGCGGAGAACGTCACCACCCACTGA